One Lacipirellulaceae bacterium DNA window includes the following coding sequences:
- a CDS encoding sulfatase, which translates to MKLWRESRVACTLLLLFCALTFTWFTSACARPNVLFIAVDDLNDWVGFLDGHPQVQTPNMDRLAKRGVVFSNAHCAAPLCGPSRAAIFSGMQPFHSGVFNNQQQIRKLKPDLVLLPQYFKNHGYRTLGTGKLMHRKFKDLYDESFFTEQRWSPYADKYPQDNVEMPRFPLRPLNEMPNDRQQLQPGRFSSFDWGAVPVSSDEMGDGKVARWAAERLVEDPTSDAPFFLAVGFYRPHIPLYAPQKYFDLYPAESTVVPEVPSDDLNDLGSEAIELSHSIQTAGLHKSVLQHDQWRNAVAAYLACVTFVDEQVGRLLKALDEGPHAENTIVILWSDHGWHLGEKEHWGKTTGWERSTRVPLMIISAKSKSDGCKTGSRCDEPVGLIDLYPTLIEMCSLPAKSELDGESLLPQLKRPQAKTNRVVLSTVKKGIYSVRSRHWRLIEYSDGSSELYDHRSDPQEWRNLADDERHRDVIEKLSDAIPNHVRQTK; encoded by the coding sequence ATGAAGTTGTGGAGAGAATCTCGAGTCGCTTGCACTCTCTTGTTGCTCTTCTGCGCACTCACTTTCACTTGGTTCACTTCGGCATGCGCTCGTCCTAATGTTCTGTTCATCGCCGTTGACGACTTGAATGATTGGGTCGGGTTCCTTGATGGCCACCCTCAAGTCCAAACTCCAAATATGGATCGTTTGGCGAAGCGGGGGGTAGTCTTCTCCAACGCTCACTGTGCCGCGCCGCTTTGCGGACCTTCGAGAGCGGCGATTTTTTCTGGAATGCAGCCATTCCACTCGGGCGTGTTCAACAATCAACAGCAGATTCGCAAGCTGAAGCCTGATTTAGTACTTTTGCCACAGTATTTTAAGAATCACGGGTATCGGACTCTGGGCACCGGGAAGTTAATGCATCGTAAATTCAAAGATTTGTACGACGAGTCTTTCTTCACGGAGCAACGCTGGAGCCCATACGCGGACAAGTATCCGCAAGATAATGTTGAAATGCCTCGCTTTCCCCTGCGTCCTCTGAACGAGATGCCGAACGATCGGCAGCAACTCCAGCCCGGTCGGTTCAGCTCGTTTGACTGGGGGGCTGTTCCCGTTTCCAGTGACGAAATGGGTGACGGCAAGGTCGCCCGTTGGGCGGCGGAGCGTTTAGTTGAAGACCCAACCTCGGATGCGCCATTCTTTCTGGCGGTGGGGTTTTACCGACCGCACATTCCCTTGTACGCGCCGCAAAAGTACTTCGATCTTTACCCCGCTGAGTCCACGGTCGTCCCCGAGGTGCCTTCCGACGATCTAAACGACTTAGGCTCCGAAGCGATTGAGTTATCTCACTCCATTCAAACGGCCGGGTTGCACAAGAGCGTACTTCAACACGACCAGTGGAGGAATGCTGTCGCTGCCTACTTGGCTTGTGTTACGTTTGTTGACGAGCAAGTTGGCCGTTTGCTGAAGGCGCTCGATGAGGGACCGCATGCAGAGAACACCATTGTGATTCTCTGGAGCGACCACGGCTGGCATCTTGGGGAGAAAGAGCACTGGGGCAAAACGACCGGCTGGGAACGCTCGACGCGAGTTCCTCTGATGATCATATCCGCCAAGTCGAAAAGCGATGGCTGCAAAACGGGAAGTCGTTGTGATGAGCCCGTGGGACTGATCGATCTTTATCCAACTTTGATTGAAATGTGTAGCCTTCCGGCTAAGTCCGAACTAGATGGCGAATCCCTGCTTCCCCAGTTAAAACGTCCCCAAGCGAAGACCAATCGCGTAGTCCTATCGACCGTGAAGAAAGGAATCTACTCCGTCCGCAGTAGGCACTGGAGGCTTATTGAGTATTCGGATGGTTCCAGCGAACTGTACGATCACCGAAGTGATCCGCAGGAATGGCGAAATCTTGCCGATGATGAGCGCCACCGCGATGTGATAGAAAAACTGAGCGATGCGATTCCCAACCATGTTCGCCAAACAAAATGA